Genomic window (Arachis hypogaea cultivar Tifrunner chromosome 13, arahy.Tifrunner.gnm2.J5K5, whole genome shotgun sequence):
CAATGTCAGTTACATCCTCACGTGCCTCACTTTCTTCgctttgtttcttgcttttacaAATCTGCTTAGCTAATGTAACCGCTCTTTTCCAAGGTGATGAATGCAGGGTAGAAAGTAGGAAACATATGGTGGAAGTTGCACCAGAAATCACATACAGAATCCAGAAACTCCCAAGCTTCAAACTTTCTGTGTTGCTTGTGGTGACATTGCTAGCGCACTCTCCCATCGGGCTCAGCCATTTCTCTTCTAAACTCTTTATTTCTCCCTGTTCTAAGAGCTGCAATATCGCTTTAGAAACATCTTTGGTCACCGGGGAGCCTTTCTGGAACATCTGTATCacaaaagatttgaatttgattcTATAGGTTATGGAAAAATACAAGTTGAACATTGAGGAGAATTGTAGTGTGACTTACAAATCCAAGTCCTCCAAATCTGATGGCAGGGGTGGAGCCAGAGAAGCCCTTGCAGTATTTACTCATGTATACTTTTTCATAAGGGAGTTCAAGAAAAGCAGCTGCTATGGTGCCGTTTTTGAATACATCAACATAGCTGTATTCACTGCTAACATTTATGATGTTTTCTACCTTGAACCTCTCTACTCTCTCAAGGTATGTCCTAACAAAAGAATCTCCATCGCAACCAATCTTCatgttgttcttcttcagccACTCGATGTCTGTGATATTCGGTTGCAGTTGTTGAACTGTGAGCATCGATGAAAGACTTGCAGTGTAGCTCGAGTTAAGGATCAGAACTAGAAACAGCCAAGATACCATCACAACACGGCTTAAGTTGCTAGACAAGTTCTCCTCTGCATCATGTTACAATTAGGATTGGTTTACTCTAATGAGCATGGTAAATATGATTGATCAATTCTGTTATTTTATTGAGGTATGTGAATGAATAATTGATACTTACTATGAGCAAAGAATAGGGAGGAGAAGGTAAACCAAAGTGCAGTGCTAAGTTGGCTCTTCCAGTTGCCATGAAACTCGGGATTTGATTCTCGCTCCAGGTACCACACTACCAACATTGTGTAGAACAAGATAGCAGCAGTTACCACCCACATTTGCCAGGTGAAAGGCTTCAGGAACATCCATGCTGATTCATCTGACTTTGATGGAACTACCATTGACAATCCTGATTCTGCATATGGCACAGTGAAATCTACAAATGGCATTCTGTCTGCTAGTAAGGTTATGTCCCCAACAACAGCCTCATAAGTCTTCCATGATTTCAATTCACATCACAGCCAGAAAGAAAAAATCTATGTCAGTAATCAAAATTAAACTTCAACTCCGCATATATCGAGTCAGCCAaggttttgtgtcttttcaaattATAACAAAACTTGGTAATACAGGCTTTTGTTccttttaatacaaaaaaacttCTGAAAATACACAAGAAATATGGACATATTATATGAACATTAGTGTGGACCTTTTTCAAATGTAGAACACCTTCAAATTCAAGCAAACATAAAAGCATCATGAGATATGTTTTTACCTTGTTATAGACAAGTTGGACCAGGTCAGGATAGGTTCCATTGATGGGATAGTACTCATATGGCAAATCATAATCCAATAGTTCTAACACCTTATCAAAAATTTCAATGCAGAATCCACTATATTTATTTGGCTTTCCATTCTCACCATAATCGACCTTGACAAACTTGGAAAATGAAGTTCTTCCTGGCACTGCAATTCTCATTGGATTTTCCTTAGTAGGCAGATTCCACCCTTTTGGAACTCTCAACAATTTCCCTGGCCAAATTACCACTCCACTTAAACCCTCTGTGTTCCTAGAAGTATCATTTCCACCTTCTCCTAATCTACTGGTAAATCCATGTTCTAGACTCCAAAAATCTAGTTCCCTATAACTCCTCCCACCAATATTAACAATCCTTAAGGTAGGGTTCTGCATGAGCtgcaattcttgaaattgaatttCTCCACTTAAACCAAGGAATTTGCTAGACAATATTCCTCTTAGTAAAGTCTtcccactactgctgctactactaTTGTGACTGGCTATTCTGTCCACTGCTTGTGCAACAATTTTAATGCTGTCATATGCTTGCAGACCGTAGAATCCTGGGTTGCGGTTATCTTCCTCGGTATACTTGGAGTGAAATGTTCTCCGGAACTGAGCTTCAAAATCTTTATACTCTGTGCTATTTTCAGAGTAGTAGTTCTTGATCCCTATAGCCCCTTCCATATAGGAAATAGCAGACTTATTGACAGAATCCAATAGATTAGTTATACTCTCTGGAATTATCCATACTGATTCTCTATCCACAAGACCCATTTGTGAAGCTTCTCTGaacaaatgaatcaccatatctAATGATGATGGAAGAACAATGAACACCCGAGATTGCGTATTTTCAATTAGCTTTAGCAGCTCGTTGCGAAGAAATTCAGCAGGATCAGGCAGATAAGAAGGTGATGGAAGTGCTAAGCGATACTCAATCATTGAACCTACATCTTGGAGTGCCTCAGATAGCATACCTACCATACCATTATCTCCACCGTAGCCATCATCTTCATAAATGGCTACTACTCTTTGCCAGCCATAAGCATGAACTATATCTGCTATGCATTTTGAATATGCAGTGCCCTTGTTATCTAGCCTCACCAAAAAAGGCCATCGATTTGCCATCAATGGTGAGCTAACAGAAGGTGCTGCGAAGGATATGACAGGAACTTGAGCCTGGCTTCCTAGTTCAGCTACCAAAGCTGCTTCTGTCCATGTTTGCATTCCCACAATCACTTCCACGTTCtgatttttaatcatatcttcagCTGCAAGAAATCAACATAGGGTTATGCACATTAATAAAGATATTTATGTTAGCTAAACAAAAGGAATATCAAACCTATTCTTTTTTCTTAGGCTCTGTTTGGTAatgaaacagaaacagaaacaagCAAAATGTGTCTGTCTTTGAATCAagatttctctattttttatcCACTTAAAAATCGAGGGACAAAGGCATAATGTTTTCTGTTCTGTTTCGATATTTTCTGTTTGGTACTACTAAGTACTAACCAATGGAAGTGGCTTTTAAGGGATTCATGGTGGGGTTCTGAAAATGAAGAGCCAGCTTGTAGGTCTTTGAAGTGTTATTGTAACTTTGAGCTGCAATGTCCATGGCTACTAGCTGTTCTTTCCCAATACGCGAGTTAACATCGATGATTGCGCCTATAGATATGACTTTGTTGTCTCCATTAGCAGTAGCCTCAACTTGGAGAAGAAAGGAGACGAATAAATAGAAGTAGAGACAACAACTTCTTGCAGGTGCTTGAGAAAGATTTGAATGGAAATTCAttcttgtgcttcagtgcttgtgaATGATGTATAAGTACATGGCATATGCTATATAAAAGATAGATaggaaatgaaaaagaaatgatTGGATACCAATGATTCTGGAGGGTCCATGGAGAGATTTTGGACTTGGTCAAATATGGTGTGTTGAATAAGAATGGTTACAAGACTTAAGAAAGAAATACAGGTAGGAGAATTGAGAAGTGGGCTTAACTGCAGGTAGGAAGCACAAAAGGTCGGTTTAGGATTCCAGAGTGTTGAAAGTTTCAATCAACCAGATCTTGAAGTTCAACCCAAATGATAGAGAATTTATGCTTCATACATTtacattattatatataaatcagAGACTTTTATATGTCTGTATTTAACAAGTGGGCTTAAAGTTTTGTTtcctatatataatataagatggATATTAAGAACTAATATGTTTCAGTATTTTTAGCTATTGATTTTAAGTTTTAGCTATGTATATATTTTACGATTAAAATCAAtagttaaaaatactaaaacactTTAATCCCTGCCATACTTAAAATGTTTCTTATAGTATAATAAACGAAATTATGGGGATGCTTTCATGCAAATATTAAATTAGTACGTGACATCTCTGTGCCATAGAATCTGATACTTGGTTTATGAGTAGAAGATAGAAGTATTGAACTTTCCTTAGTTTGGTTTTCTGCTCTATATGTTTATTTCGTTTCTTGGTTTTGGAACTTTGCAAGCTATACTTGCTGGCTTGCTGCATGCAGTaactcttgagtttcttcattgatcaaaataaataaataataaaaaaactcatTTTCATTATTAATATAGGGGAAGATAAAATAAAggaattttaaacttttttcttattttgcgTTGAGTTAGCAAGTAAGCTGCTGAAACAAGGTTTTCATGTAAGACTAATTCACGTATTGAAACTAAGTTATTAGTAGTATAATAAGTTAACAAATTAAGAAACTACCGtaatatgaattgaattgaagaacaTAGAAATTGGAAGGTGAGTGGAAATTCTTGATTGAATTTTTTTAGCACTTCAACATAACATCTGCACTTTCCAAGAAAAAACACGCATGACTTATGAGACATCCACGTACGTCAAAAATTGAAAGGCCAAGCAATTGTTTTCACTATGAAAAGCCTAGTTTGTCTTGTGTATGCGTTTGTTTCAGTTTTACGGCCggtttctatatataaatataaaaagaaagtatAGGAACAATGAAGTATCTATACAATGTGTACAGTGGGGATATAGGGATattcagtaggatatcagatATTTATTATCCCTGAtacccggatggttattctggatagtatgagtgtattgtgtttgaaaaattagtagtattttaccctagatgttcattttttaactcatattgagCCAAATAAATagctcattgtacacattgtacgaaTACTCTATTGACTCCCTAACGGGACTCAAATATAAATGATTCATCAATCCTAAAACCTTAAATTTAACTCAAATTCGTGATAGATCATTTACCGAAAATATCAATTCATGAATCGAAAATATTCATTGACATAACAAAATTATGATTTATGCTAATGACTTTGAAATTTGGCATAATCTTcttcaaaaatgctatttgtacactaaaattagctaaCAAAATCAGTTActgtgtatttatgtataaatatatatattatttattttatttttaatgtatattttgtattttcacatatattttatactagtggttAGTTTGAATATTCATATAGATCATAAGATAGTCGAATTTTCTTTCATAAGCAAGAATTTCATCCACGTCTGTATTCATCAATAGGAAAAAGTCTAggaacttaattttttatatagcCAATTTCAATCAATCTTTTGTTAATGACTTTCTttactcattctcttttttttttttttttttatcaaaaatagaaGATTCAAATTTGTGATCTCTTAGTTGAGTATGAAAAAATTAtgccatttaaattataactCATTGACTTTTTACTCATTCTCTTTACAACTACATTTATCGAGATCTAAatctgatttcaatttcaaacacATTACTTATCTCTCCCATGACTTTCAATAAAACCATAATATTGACCtttggatattttattttattttcgaatatTTTTATTGAAGCTTCAAATATTCTTCTGGTAGGTAATTTTGGATGTTCATTTTAAATATTGttataaataaaacttaaaaaaatgggCTGATTGACTAATAAATAATTGGTTCCCAAGTTGGATATGAATGGAATAActtattgatatttattttttgcCATTGATGATATTTTTTCCTAATAAGAAATTGTTACGTTTGTTTCACAATAATTTCctctaataaaatatttaaaaatatcatttatatattaaaattaattattatatatttatgtataaatatatgtgttgtttaacattatttatatattaaaattaattattatatatttatacataaatacatgtattgtttaatttatttttataattttatattttaatatatattttatttcgatGATTGATTTTGGTATAAAATCCAAACGGTAAAAGAACACTCTTAACAGATAATCTCCTCTGATATactaattaaaagtttaaaacaatATCCAAATTGTATACTATAATATATATGCTATGGCCTATAAAAGTCTCCATATATTggtatatattttgatttttgactCGTTCTAACAATTTTTACTTTAACatacataataatataatattcaagTCAAGAAGGAAAATGCCATACTAATTTCCTCCCCTCCCACGCTTCTAAGTTTTGCCACATTTTTTCTATATAGTAGAGGCGGTTTTGAATGAATTTAAACGCAGAAGAATAATAACAAGCAAAATAATTAAAGGccaaatggtttttttttttttttttggaaagaagGAGCTCAATACAAATAGTGGAATAAGGACAAGAACAAACaacaagcaaaaaaaaatatgttgaatGTTTAATTAAACATTAGCAAAAAACTTGATTTACAATTAAAAAGTCCTAGCAGAGAAAGAGTATGTACTTCGTACTCAaggagaatgagagaaggagagagcgggGACGAACGGTTGAGGGTGAAACGCGGTGAGGAAGATGGCCATGCCATCGGAGGAGATAAGAGGGAGAGCGTGGGTGGGTGTGTCTCCGGTGTTAAGGAGGGTTCTTCTCGAGAGGGGTTAGAAAAGCCATCCAATGTCTCTTTTAGAGATAAAGTCATTGGTGCAGAAAAGTTTAAGGTCTTTGCATTAGTAGGGTCTTTATCTGTGGATGGTATCGTGACGGTGACAGGTAAGCAGGGTGATTCTCGCCCACCAAGTGTCAGTTTTACCAAGGAGGCAAAGAGCTGTCTAGCTGAACCTTACAAGGAAGCCATCGTGATCAAGGTGCTGGATAAGCATTATGGCTACACGGCTCTCATGCATAAGCTTCGGATAGTATGGCGCATCAAAggagggtttgatttgttggatgtggggtttgggtattttttggttaaatttgatattgttgcggatcgtgagaaagtcattcttggtggcccgtggttgatagacggtcactatgttgcagtaaagccatgggatgtggattttagaccatgcgaaaaatcctttggatcaacgctggtatgaattcgagtctcgggacttccagtttggtgctaccaggaacaagcaatgctgcgaattgcttctgcaataggggttccggtgaaagtagatttggccactaagcttgcagaaagaggaaaatatgctcgagcttgtgttcaaattaatcttgagttgcctgtaatcaaacatattatagtggagggtgtgactcatgaagtggagtacgagagtttacagttgatttgtgctacttgtgcacggtatgggcatgataaatcgttgtgcatggagaaggagTCCTTGGAAGGAAACAGAAATTCCTTTGGTGATGGAAAAAATAATGAAGCCCCGACACTAGTGCCACACAACAATCATGAGCTTCATAAAGAGGCTAAATCAGAAGCTCGTGATTTGGGTGAGAATTCTCGTAATTTGGgtgagaaattaggagttgttaaaggaaaggatgtggttacggaatcattggctcctcacgtgcctgatggtcatgttaatgaggcatgcatggatgatggagagggctggcaacaAGTGCTGCGTAAGAAAAAATTCACAACGGGCCAGTCATCAGGTTTGAAAGACCAAGATGGAAAGCAACACAAGTATGGTTCGAGAAGGGTTCCAAGGCCCAATTTGCATGGTGATGGAGGCAAATCAATTGGCATTAGGATGGGGAAgcgagaaaaacatgaaattgcgccatctccatcgcgcagaactcctgcacgtcgtggaatttctctacagaagcgtcctcggccttcctccctgcagaactcgccagttgataaaaatggtggcACAACGGAGAAAACCTTAGTAGATGGAAGCATGGCAGGTGCAGTGTTAGGGGGTCCGAAGGTAGCAATTATTGAGGATCAGAGTGTGCCAGTACCGCaggacaaaccacctattgaggttggtAATTCTGATTagagtttatgttcttatttattctgtccctattatttatggatattttaaatatgattgtttggaatattaggggtgcttctaataagttagcccgggtgcattgtaaggaacttgttagaaaatttagacatgttttctttattgtggttgaaacccACTCCCTCtttcagcatttaaaattattttgggaaagattggggtatcactctgttggtatagtagaagcagaagggcataagggaggtatttggtttctatcctctatgaagggtgtttgttgtaagttcattgataattttgatcagggtgttactgttgaggttcaatttgataatttaatttggaggtgtagtggtatttatggcagtcctcaatttaataaaagggttctcctttgggattatcttgttgcacaatccatgatttttcaaggaccttggattgttcttggtgattttaatgaagtcaaattttctcatgaatctaagggctgCCAATTTTCTCATAAAAAAGCagacatgtttgctacttcattaggggatagtggtttgtttgatatgaagactattgggaggcggttttcttggtacagaagggtgaaaaattatgttgacgtggcaaaaaagcttgatcgagtctgtataaatagtagttggttatctatctttctagaggcttatgcagaagttttaaataggcttcagtctgatcattgccctattctggtgcgttgtaaaggtcgtcctcaacctaaagggaatcgacctttccgatttgttgctgcttgggctactcatcctgggtatagggatattgtgaatcagtcatggtggtctggtaatagagggattcatggcaagctttcggaagtatagaagaattcactagagtttaactcgaaagtatttggtaacatttttgttaagaaatgtgaattagagcagcagattaattatttacaaaagcgtttagaagtggtggatagtatttatttgcgtcagaaagAACAACAGTTacttgatgattataataatactctagtgcaagaagagctcctatggttccaaaagtccagagagcagtgggtaaggttcggggataggaatacaagattctttcatattcaaactcttgcgcgaaggaagcataataagattcatggcctttttctcaaggatggagtgtgggaaactgatccagaggttctgagtcaagaagcagagtctttctataaaagcttattctgtcatttggatgatgttgatttgggttgccttggtgatgtgcctcttccttctctgaatgaggaagcttgcaataatctTACGGCACCTATAGAGGAAGTCAGAACAGCTatttttcacatgaactcttttaaagtTCCGAATCctgatgggtttcaagctttcttcttcaaagaatattgggagatcattggtcttgatgtttggaagatggttaagcaggcattctccggtgttactcttgatccgagaatgttggagactttactggttcttattccaaaggttgaatcaccagtatctatgaaagatttcaggccgattagtctctgcaatgtagtttacaagatcatcacgaaggtccttgttaataggcttcgtcctcatcttgcggagattgttggcttgcttcaaggaggatttattccgggacgaggaactcctgacaacatcattattgctcaagaagttctccactttatgaagaagactaaatcaaagaaaggcatACTGGcttttaagattgatctggagaaagcttatgacagagttgactggaggtttttagctcatacccttaagagctttggttttcctattcctacaattaatttgattatgaattgtgtcattgcttcttccttatctattctttggaatgggaatcgtctgaatggctttactcctagtcgaggtcttagacaaggagaccctatgtcaccctatctttttgtgttgtgtatggagcgattggcatgttttattagtcatcaggttgatttgggcttgtgggagccggttgctatttctagaggggatcaagaatatcccacttaatgtttgcggatgacttgcttctattctgtaaagctacaaagagacaagtgcaaaatgtgatgttggttttagagactttttacaaagcatctgggatgaagattaatgtggagaagtctaaagcgctttgctccaagaatgtctctgcaacaaggaaagaggttttcattggggtatcctctatcagatttgtctAGGACTTGGGCAGGTATCTTGGAGTTACCTttagccattctagggtgactcgtttagctttcaatggtgtcctggataagattcggagtaggctagcaagctggaaagggaatttactcaatcgggctggtagactctgcttggttaattctgttgtagccgctattcccacgtaccagatgcaggtctctatttttcccaaaagaatcattagtaaattggagtctatgatgaggaattttctttggaaaggacaagttgatggaagaggattgaatcttgttagttggaaggtactggttactccaaaaaaatatggaggtttggggattagagatccttattgtgtaaatattgctcttcttgggaagctagtttggacttttttccagcaaccaaacaagctatgggtccaattgttggatgccaaataccgatcatctaTATATGACTattttagttatcctaagaacaaggactctcccatttggaggtgtctttgcaaggcttgggaagtgttgaaggatgggtttgcttggtgtattggagatttgaatcagaatttttggttttctagctggaggagagaaggacggttatctaatgagatggattatgttcacatttctgattcgaatctccggatacaggatatttggtcggttagtaagtggcatttggatactctttattctcctttatctcaaaatctgaaaggtaatattctctcttacaatccagatgaacaagcaggtccggaagtgggttggtattggtgtgggtctgctgccaaagtctatgactcacgtaatggttacttgtggttgtgtaagcagctatttggttgggaggagcgggagaattggcttt
Coding sequences:
- the LOC112733571 gene encoding glutamate receptor 2.7, with protein sequence MNFHSNLSQAPARSCCLYFYLFVSFLLQVEATANGDNKVISIGAIIDVNSRIGKEQLVAMDIAAQSYNNTSKTYKLALHFQNPTMNPLKATSIAEDMIKNQNVEVIVGMQTWTEAALVAELGSQAQVPVISFAAPSVSSPLMANRWPFLVRLDNKGTAYSKCIADIVHAYGWQRVVAIYEDDGYGGDNGMVGMLSEALQDVGSMIEYRLALPSPSYLPDPAEFLRNELLKLIENTQSRVFIVLPSSLDMVIHLFREASQMGLVDRESVWIIPESITNLLDSVNKSAISYMEGAIGIKNYYSENSTEYKDFEAQFRRTFHSKYTEEDNRNPGFYGLQAYDSIKIVAQAVDRIASHNSSSSSSGKTLLRGILSSKFLGLSGEIQFQELQLMQNPTLRIVNIGGRSYRELDFWSLEHGFTSRLGEGGNDTSRNTEGLSGVVIWPGKLLRVPKGWNLPTKENPMRIAVPGRTSFSKFVKVDYGENGKPNKYSGFCIEIFDKVLELLDYDLPYEYYPINGTYPDLVQLVYNKTYEAVVGDITLLADRMPFVDFTVPYAESGLSMVVPSKSDESAWMFLKPFTWQMWVVTAAILFYTMLVVWYLERESNPEFHGNWKSQLSTALWFTFSSLFFAHKENLSSNLSRVVMVSWLFLVLILNSSYTASLSSMLTVQQLQPNITDIEWLKKNNMKIGCDGDSFVRTYLERVERFKVENIINVSSEYSYVDVFKNGTIAAAFLELPYEKVYMSKYCKGFSGSTPAIRFGGLGFMFQKGSPVTKDVSKAILQLLEQGEIKSLEEKWLSPMGECASNVTTSNTESLKLGSFWILYVISGATSTICFLLSTLHSSPWKRAVTLAKQICKSKKQSEESEAREDVTDIDSSELQEIITVSSSPSHTPMTTPDHGITNARYN